The DNA sequence ATAGAACGGGAACAGGAAGCCAAAGCCGGCAGGAACGCTGCTGGCATCCGGGTTCCAAGCTGCATCGTCCATGGAGGTCATGAACCACATACCGCCGCTGTAAGGCATAGAGCCGTCACTGGTACCATCGAGAGTGAACTCGAAGGCAACAGCGCCGTCAGCCAAGCGACCGTAGTTGGTGTACCACTCGCCACCGGCCGTTCCAAATGCCATACGGCCTGTGTCTTTCGCACAGTATTCGTACGGGATCTGGTATTCGATAACGGTTTGCGGTGATGCAAGCGGATCCTGAAGATTGAAATCAGGATCATCCGAGTCGATTTCCACAAAGAAATTGTTCGGAGCCAGGAAGTTCATTCCCGAGCGATCGAACTGGAATGTAAACGACTGACCAAGTCCGGCGGCGACGCCAAAGTTAACAGTGGCGCCAACGGAGAACGGACTTACCCAATCAACCCAGGTCGGCTGAGCCAAAGCAGCAGAATTGGCTTTGGCAACCTTGATGTCGGCATTTCTGGTGACAGCGAGGACTTCGCCTTCAGCATCCATTTCGACATTAAGAGCCGCGCCCTTGAAGTTAGCCGTAGCTGGCTGACGACCCATCATCTCCTCGACAGTGTAGTCGACAAGATTGTTCGCCAGGAAGTTGGCTTGCTTGGCAAGAGCCGGATTAACTGAGCTGATACGAGCAGCTGGCGGATCGCCGGCTTCAAGCGTTGCGGTCACATTGAGAGTGGCGCAACCGACGTTCACGACGGCGTCAAGATCGGTTCTCTGTACCGGTGAGGATTCCGCGGTGTTTGTACCGGTGAATGCAACAACAGCTTCAGGAACTGAGAGACGCGGACGAGGACCGCCGTTCTTGAAAGCAAACAGACCACCATTGGTCGTCAGAAGTTCCCAACGGGTGGAAACTACCAAGTAGTCAAAACCGTCTGAACCGGTCGCGATGGCAGTACCATTCGGGATACCGGCGTCAAACGAATAGTCAATGAGCTTGGCGCCGGTATTGCCGTCGGCAATAATCCAGTGACCAATACCATCATTGAGGCTATAAGCGCCATACACTACGTAAGGATCGCAGGTAACGGCGGTTGACTGGAATACGTTGTTGTCGGCAAGGGAGGCAGTACCACCATTGAGCCATACGGTGCTGTTAGCAAAGCTGACAGCGCGGACGCCGCGAACGCTTGTGGTCGCGGTGTTGAAGCCGTTGGTGACGCTGGAGAAGTACGCCGTGTTGCCGGTAACTGAGGTATTACCACCGAACAGGTTCGCACCGGTCAGGAAGTAATGCGCCCAGTTCGGAACGCCAGTGGCGGGATTCAGGTTCTGGCGATAGCCAGTGAAGTCGCCGCTGTTTCCAAAGGCAAAAGAAGCCTGAATGAACAGATTGTCGCAACGGACGGCAGGCGCTGAAGCGAAGCCTTCGTGCAACGTCGGGACATTCGGGCTCTCAAAGTACCAGTTAGGTGTGAAGGAAACACCCGGGGTTACCGAATGAATTCCACCAATACCGGTTGTGGCATTGGCAAGGTTCGCAGCGATCGGGACGAACAATTGATTTCCATCCGTTGACGGAGCGCCGACAATGGCACCCTTCAGGGCGTTGGAAGTCAACAGCTGAGCCGAGTAGTTGTTGGCACCCGTTGTAGCGTTCAACGAGTAGATTTGGCCGTTCGCGTCGCCGAAGTAAACTTCGTTGCCGCGGATGATATTACCACCGTAGGTGACAAGGCCCGGAACGCCCGGAAGCGGGTTTCCAACGCCAAGACCACGGACCCAAATCAAAGCACCGGTAGCAAGGTCGCCCTTGAGGAATCCTCTAAGGCCACCAGTACCGATATAGAAAGCACCGCCGTCAATGGTGATCTGCGAACGCAGACCGGTATTGATTGCAGTAGCATAACCAGGAAGCACCTTGGTATCCCAAACCAGCACACCAGTGAGCAGGTTGACAGCTTGAATGCGGTCGTCGTGCGCACAGAGTACAAGGTCATTCGCGATGACCGGGCTTGAGAAGTTGCTTGCTGAATTACCAACAAAGGTCCACGCATTTACGATACCGCAAAGGTCGCCGAGCGTGAGCTCTGACTGACCGGTACGACCGTAGTCATGCGCAAAGGTCGGCCATTCATCGGTAGCCGAACAGGTGACGGGGCAATAGCCCGGAGGCAAGCAGCAGCGGTCGACGTTGATCAAGAAGTCAACATCAACACCCCAGCTGTTAGCCATCAGCCACCACTGGCCAAGATAGAATTCCACTGATCTGCCTGAGCCTGAGTTGCCGTCATCCGAAAGGATGGCAAGCACGTCGCCCGGGTTATTCAGAATCGTGGTATAGCCAACATGATAGTCACCGGCAAGGATCAAGTTCGCCGGAGTCACATCGATTGACGTGAAGACCGGGAAGAAGTCCACAACCGGATTAATAAGGTACGAGGTGATTACGGACGTCGGGTACGTGCCGTCTGAATTCCAAATGTTAACCTGGGCGCCCGGAGCACCGATCGAACCGGTACCGTCGAAGCCAAGATTAACGGTCTTCAGTGAGCAGTATTCAACGTTCGTGAATCTCTGGTTACGATACGTGTCACCGTAAGCATCCGGCTCCGGCCAGTAATAGGTCGGGGTACCGGCGTAGTTGAGGTTGTCGCAAGCGTTATCAATGATAGCGCAGCAAACATCAACTTCCATTACCCAGTTATCGTCGTAACCCGGATCGAGATTGGCCATGTAGTCCCAGGTAAGACCACCGTCAAGCGACGCTGATCCACGAAGAACTCCACCTTCCGGACAGAGAGCCGGAACTTCGCCTTCGTCACCCAGAGGCTGATAATCTTCAGCCGGGACGACGCGGACGTAACCAACATGATAGTCTTCATTGGCCGAGAAAACCAAGCCCAATGAGGAAACGTCAACAACGGTATAGCCGCTGAGCACAATGCTGGCATGCGGTACAAAGAGCGAGCCAAGAACTGCGCCAGGGAGACCAGCCGCGTCAGAATAGACGCGAAGGTTCACACCACCGGTATAGCCGGCAGCGCCAAAGGACGAGATGGCAAATACGACGGTTTTAAGCGTGCACTGGCCTTCTGAAGTGAAACGCTGAGCCGGAGTGAATCCAGGCCAACGATAGGTCGGGGTGCAATACCAAGCTTGGGTGCCGCAATCGCCACCGCCGCCAAGAGAGTAGCAGCAAGTTTCGATATCTCTTACCCAAGTTGAGGTCACCGCCAGAGAAAACACCACCGTTACCAAACCACCAAGCACGCCCGAATACAAGCTGGTCGAAGCGTTAGCTCCGCCCGGGCCGTTATCCATCAAACCGGCATAAGTATCGGTCGCGCTGTTCGGAATGAAACCGGTATGGTAAAGCTCCGCCATCAATGACGACGTTAGGATTGAAATCGGTCGTGCTCGGATAACACACTACCGACGCATGCGGAATGTTAACCGAAGAAATTACAGCACCAGGAAGACCCGAACCGTCATCAGCCCATACATAACCAGTAACGCCAGCCGAGGCACCAAAGGGGTGCTCGAGGCCAGATAAATTACCAGGCTGACGGTCTTAAGCGTGCAAACTCTCCGTACCCATTATCCCAACGAACCGCCTGGCCAAAGCCAGCTGACCCATAAATAAAAGTTGATCGTGCCGTACTGCGACTGAACGGTGCAAGTAGCAGCCTGGAGCGCACAAGCGGCTGCGGATCCGGAATGTATTGCGGCTGCGTGCCGGTATAAACGGCTGTCGGCGGATGAATCGGCTGCGGATTGTAGAGTGTTCTACCCGCACCCGGTGTACCGACGACATGCGTGCCACGCTTAAATTCGTTCGGATCTTTGGTAGCCAGAGCCACACTGCAGAGACTAACTAGGAAAGTCAAAGCAAGTACGACTACCAAAAGTTTTTTGAACATGTACTTCCTCCTTACAAAGTTAGGAAAATACGTTTGTGTTATGTAGTTGCCCTCGGGAAGCGAACTTACCGAAGCGCCAACAGATGTTTTCCCCCGAGCTGCAACAGATCATGTAGTCTGGTGCAATCATCGGTAGATTCTTGAGTCGACGTTAGCCCTTGCTTGTCTAGGGCCTCGGGCTACGGCCAACTACATTGATCCAATGATTCCTAATTTTGGAGTCTGGGGTTAACCACTTAGTTTAGTTCGACGTAATGTCCAACTACTTTAGTTATCCCCGAAAACGGGTCGTACACGAAAATAGTCAATTTCTCTTTATCTACTGTGAACCGCCCTAGGCGATTTCACCTCCTCAAACATGTGTCTCGTAACGAAGACAGTTAGTAATTAACGACAAGTAACGAGATGAGATTTGGTGATAAAGGAGTTTTGGAGCAGACGCGCCATTAGGCTTACAGTTTTGAAGTAAACAGGAAAAACCGTTAGCAAAGTGACATACGTCAGGAAAATTGAGGCTTGTGCGTTAACGTAATGTTAACCTGAAAAGTGCTTGAGATGCTAAGAATAATGTACGGTGGGTACATTACAACGTTCAACCAACCGGGGACAATGTACGTGATGTGGTTGAAAAGTCAAGAATTTTTTGTGGAACAAGGGGTTAAATGTTTGGACTAACCGCAGCAGCAACAAAAGCCCTCACCACCGCGCTCTCCCAAGCCCTCACCCCTCTCTCCATGGGGGAGAGGGAGAAGGCGGGCGTGGGAACCACCCCCCTACGGGGAAGGGCGGGATCAGCGGGGCCATGATCCAGTGTGGGCGTTGGTGTGAGGGATTAACGAAGGTGAGGTAATATGTTGTGGGGCAAAGTTATAACATGGCTGTTGAAGGGCGGGTTTTGGGCGAAACACACCCCGGCTTGTCCCGACAAGTCGGGACAAGCCACCCCTCTTTTTAGAGGGGAATTAACGAATGCCACTGGCAGATCGCGGTCAAGGGCATTTATTGTGGCCCTCGCGCAAGCCTTCACCGCTGCCCAGTGCAATGCCCTCACCCCGACCCTCTCCCACGGGGAGAGGGAGAAGGCGGCGGGGGACCACGAGCGGGACCGCCGTGCCCCTACCCAGGGACCCATGGAGAGGGAGAAGGCGGGCGTGGGGACCACGCCCCACAGGCCGGGAGGGGGGTTTGTTGGGTGAAGTGAAGGGATGGGCGCGGATAGAATATAGTAATGGGGTTGAATGGGGATGAGAGGAGTGGAAGGATCGGGATTGAAGTGGTGTGGAGCGGAAAGGGGTGAACAAGAATGCGGGAGGATTGGAGCCGGGGAACCATGGGAAATGCAGTGTTTTTGCGGTGGCGGCGTTGCAGGATCGGGAGATTTAGCGGGGCCGGATAGCGGCATGCTGATGTAATTGACGGCAGGTTGATTGTGGAATCATGGCAAGAGAAGACGGGGAGGATGGAGAGAGGAAGGATATTATTAATAATACTAATCGATGGGGATGGCGAAGAATCTTGGGTGTGGATTGGTGGGTGTGGAATGGTGCGGGAAATTGCGGGAAACTGCAGGAAAGGTTGATCGGTGTTGATTATCAAGGGATTAAAGCCTTAAGCGCGGGGAAGAAAGAGTGATGGGGCTGGAGATTGGTGGGGAAAGCGATTAGTATTAATAATAACAATCCAGTTTTAGCCTTGACGTTTCGGCATTGCCGACTACATTGCTCTCCGTATGATCGAACAGATCAGGCAGATGCTTGACTCGCTGATCGGCAAGATTCGGCGAGTAACAGGACCCGAGGCGCCGTTTAATACCATAAACGATGCTCTTGAAGCCGGCGATTACGATACGGTCTTAAAGGAGACCGATCGCATTATCTCCAGCAGCCGCTCTGTGTCTAATATCCTGCGCCGCCGCGTTGCCAAGACGCGGATGTTTAACTCTTCCGAAGAATACAACAATTACATCCGCCGCCATCCGGCTGAGGCTTATGTCGGGTGGGAATACCCGCTGGCGCCGGAAGCGCATTATCACCGCTCATTAGTATATCAGCGTTCGGGCCGGCTGAAGTCCTCGCGGACGGAGCTGGAGAACTCGCTGAGGGATTTCCCTGAATCGGCGAAGTACCAGACCGAGATGGGGACGGTGCTGATGTCGATGAGTTACTTCAAGGAAGCGATTGAACACTTCGAGCAAGCCATAAAGTATGACTTCACCGAAGACGAGAAATACGCTTATAGATCGCTGACGGGAGTTGGTCTGTGCTGTATCGAGACAGGCGAATTTGATCTTGCGCGCAAGAGTTTTCACCAGGCACTGGAGATCATGCCGGGCGACCGGGAAGTGCTGTCGCTTCTGCATCTGACGATGGAGGTCGAAAACGATCCACGGCAGCGCGCCGAGTTCTTCCTTGCCAAGGGCAGCAACGTTCTGGCGATTCCGGCATTTGAGGAAGCGTTGGACCAGAATCCGCAACATTTCGAGATGCATTTGGGGATAGCCTACGCATATAAGGAGCTTCAGCAGTACGATCTCGCTGAGGACCATATCCGCAGGGCGTTCCGGTATAATCCGGGTTCGTCGCAGGTGAATTTCGCGCTGGCGTGGATTTATCTGATGCAGGACCGGGTGGACGATGCTGAGACCGAGTTCCTCAAGGCTGTGCGCAAGAATCCGTATGATCCGGGGTATTTGATCGGGCTGTGTTATGCATATCTCGAACGCCAGAAAACGAATGATGCGAACGATCAGAAGCTGATTCAGCTGATCGCCAAGGCGAAGGAGCTTGATCCGGGGTATCCGGAGCCGGATATCGTGATGGCGGAGTATTATCTGATTCTCGATCAGCCGGACAAGGCGCGGGAAGCGATTGAGGCGGCGATCAAGTTGATTCCCAGTCATCAGGCCGCGCATATTGTAGCCGCCGAGGTGTTCTTCGAGCTGGCCGATCGCGCCAAGGCGCAATACCATCTCACGGAGGCCGAGGAATATGGCCGCGACACCGAAGAGATGCGTATGCTTCGTGATCGTCTCAAAGGCGAGCAGTATTGAGCCGTAGCGGAAAATTCCGAATCTCCCGACTTCTTGTTCTTCTTCTTGTCATCGCGGGGCTGATAGTATCAATAATACTAAAGGAACACTTCAAGTCCGCGCCGGTTTCGCCTTTGCCAGAGAGCCCGGCGAAGACGAAGGTAAATGTACTTGACGGGGACACGTTCGTCGATGGCGACGGGCAGACGATCAGGCTATTGGGAATAGACACACCGGAAAAAGGGCAGGCATTTGCCATTGACGCGACCGAAAGTCTTAGGAGATTGCTGTCTCATGCCGGACAATTGCGGTATGAGTTCGGCAAAGAGCGGAACGACAAGTATGGCCGGTTGCTGGCGTTTGTGTACACTGACTCGATTTTCGTGAATGAGCGGCTGATTGAGGATGGGCTGGCATCGGCGTACTTTTTCGAGGATCAGTTGTCTGCCGTGGTTTTTGACGAGCTGTGCCGAGCCCAGCAAGCCGCGATTCGTGCAAAGGTGGGGATATGGTCGTTGACGCATGATCAGCCGGAATCGGTTTATTATGGGAATCCGCGTTCGCGGCGTTTTCATCGACCGAACTGCAATGCGGTGACCTCGGGCGAGTCAAGCCGATTGGTAGCGAACCCGAGCCGCGACTATTTTCTGGGCGAGTGCTATTCGCCGTGCCGTAACTGCAAGCCGTAGAACGCCTGTATTCTGCGGTCCAAATTCCCCCGCCAACGCATTAAGCCATTGTTAAATCTGTCGATACTTTCTGAAGAGGAATACCTGTGCCCGGCTCTAACAGATAGGGAAGACTCGTGTCAAATATTCTTGTTATAGACGACAAAGACAGTATGCGCGAAATGCTGAAAGCGGCGCTTTCGGCAGAAGGCTATGATGTCGAAACCGAAGACTGCGGCGACGCCGGCATAGCGCGTACCAAAGAGAAACATTACGACGTCGTGCTGACCGATCTGAAGATGCCTGACATCTCGGGCATGGATGTGCTTTCGCGCGTGAAGGCGCACGATCCCGATAGCGCGATTATCGTGATGACTGCCTATGGCACGATCGAGACCGCTGTTGAAGCGATGAAGCGGGGCGCATTCGATTTCCTGCAAAAGCCGTTTGACACAAGTCATCTGCACATGGTTATCGAGCGGGCGCTGGAAAATCAGCGGCTGGTGGCGGAGAATCATCTTCTGCGCGAAGAACTGGCGGAATCGCTGGGATTCTCGGATATCATCGGCTCATCGGAGATCATGATCGAAGTGATGCGGATGGTGCAGAAGGTGGCGCCATCGGATACGACTGTGCTACTCACGGGCGAATCTGGTACTGGTAAGGAGCTGTTTGCGCGCGCGATACATTCGCTGTCGGCGCGGCACGCGAAGCCGTACATCACGATCAACTGCGCGGCGATTCCGGGAGAACTGCTCGAAAACGAATTGTTCGGTTCGGAGAAGGGCGCGTTTACATCGTCGCACGCACGCAAGATGGGCAAGTTCGAAATCGCGAATGGCGGGACGATTTTCCTCGACGAAATCGGCGATCTGGAGTTTTCGCTTCAGGCGAAACTGTTGCGTGTATTGCAGGAGCAGACTTTCGAACGCCTTGGCGGAACCAAACCGCTCAAGGTGGATGTGCGCATAATTACGGCATCGAATGTGAATTTGCAGGAAGCGATCGCCAAGAAGAAATTCCGCGAGGATTTGTTCTATCGACTCTCGGTGTTTCCGATACATATTCCGCCGCTGCGTGAACGCCGCGACGATATTGCGCCGCTGGCGAATTATTTCGTGGACAAGTATTGGCGGCAGATGAAAAAGGGTGAGAAGTCGCTGGCGCGTGAAGCGATGGCGATTTTGGAGCGCTACCACTGGCCCGGTAATGTGCGCGAACTTGAAAACACGGTTGAGCGCGCGATCATTCTCGCTGAAGGGAAGAAGATCAAGCCGGAGCATCTGGCGATTCGTCTTGCTACGACTGATGAGGTGCGTCTTCGCGAAGGCGCGGGGTTAAAGGAAGTCGGCCAGATGGCGCAGACACAGGCGGAGCGCGGGATGATTATCCGGATCCTCAATCAGACACGCGGCAACAAACGCAAGACGGCGGAGATTCTTAAGATCGACTACACGACACTATTCGAGAAGATCAAGAAGTACGACATCGATACGAACAAGGATGTGTTCGGGTAGGCGAGGGATATGGGCGCGCAGACCGCGCCGGTACAGGTGATTTGGCGTTTTCAGTTTTTTCCTTTTAGTTCAAAACGGGGTACCTAAGATACTGCTTCTCAACAATCATCCGCTTTGCAAAGTACCCCAGATTCCGACCAACATGGTCTTTAGCCAACCGCTCAAGCATGGGAAGCCTGTGATTGCTTTCTTTGTATGCAATAATCCTAGAGAGTGTCCTTTCGCATGCCGGAGAATCCGGGTACAAATCGAGTAACATCTGGAGTGATTTCTTTTCTTCGATCAGGTCGCGCTCGTCGAATTCTGCGAACTTAGGTCGGTACAACTGCGCCCGCAACTCCAGTAATAACACTCCGTAGTCATCATCGGTGCTCTCGCGGAGCGCGTCATCAATTATGAATGAAATGGATTCATTTGATGCAATTCCCCAGATGTTGTCAATCGTTCGAAGTAAGTACGCGATTTCCGCATCACTTCCAGAAGGCTGAATGATAGAGAACTTTAGTTCATTCGATTTGTGCGCAGATTCATAAGTTACCACCAGAGAGTATTCTCCATCCTGGAAGCCCCAGAGATGACTTCCGTCTCTCAGCGGAGCACCGTATATTCCCGTGAATCGGATCCACTCCACTAGTGAGTCATTTGGCGCAAGACTGACAACGATAGGCTGGCCGCAATCAGTGACAGTGATAAACGGTTTAATGATACCAAAACCGGCTCTTTCAAGACGAAACTCCAAGCCGTGTGAGATTTCGCTGATTTTTCTGACTGTCACCAGCCGCCCAGATATGTTCTTAAGGACGCATTTGACAAATATCGGTTGCACGTCGAAGTAGTCTGTTTTCTGCATCGAAATCTTGAAGTCCAGTGAATCGGAAACCACAGCGCAAAACAATGCGACAAAGAAGCCACTCACAATCACCCAACTTAGTGCGAATAACAACCTTGCCAATTTTGACTCCTGCCACATTGTAGTCTCTTGTGACGTTAGCTGGTTTTCACTTCTCAAAGCCGTTGCGGCATTTGCTCGCTGATAATTCCGAAACTGGACATTAAATGATAGTTTATAGGATGTGCTGTTGCAATCATCTTTATGCCATTGCAATTGACGCCATAATTCCAGCGAACGGAATGAGAACAAACGAAATCAGAAACGAGATAGACAAGGAGAGGCTGTCCCAGTGGTCGAATTTCTTCTGTACCGGGACAGCGTCAGGTCACATCCCGGACGATCACCTGTCGATTTCTTCCAGACTTTTCGGCGTCCGGGACAAGACCTGACGCAACCTTGCAGACGGTGTCGGATGGATTAAAGCAGGCGAGGGAACCGCGCCCCTACGGTTGATTCGACTTTTCCCTCTAATCATCTCATCCCATA is a window from the bacterium genome containing:
- a CDS encoding PQQ-like beta-propeller repeat protein, producing the protein MAELYHTGFIPNSATDTYAGLMDNGPGGANASTSLYSGVLGGLVTVVFSLAVTSTWVRDIETCCYSLGGGGDCGTQAWYCTPTYRWPGFTPAQRFTSEGQCTLKTVVFAISSFGAAGYTGGVNLRVYSDAAGLPGAVLGSLFVPHASIVLSGYTVVDVSSLGLVFSANEDYHVGYVRVVPAEDYQPLGDEGEVPALCPEGGVLRGSASLDGGLTWDYMANLDPGYDDNWVMEVDVCCAIIDNACDNLNYAGTPTYYWPEPDAYGDTYRNQRFTNVEYCSLKTVNLGFDGTGSIGAPGAQVNIWNSDGTYPTSVITSYLINPVVDFFPVFTSIDVTPANLILAGDYHVGYTTILNNPGDVLAILSDDGNSGSGRSVEFYLGQWWLMANSWGVDVDFLINVDRCCLPPGYCPVTCSATDEWPTFAHDYGRTGQSELTLGDLCGIVNAWTFVGNSASNFSSPVIANDLVLCAHDDRIQAVNLLTGVLVWDTKVLPGYATAINTGLRSQITIDGGAFYIGTGGLRGFLKGDLATGALIWVRGLGVGNPLPGVPGLVTYGGNIIRGNEVYFGDANGQIYSLNATTGANNYSAQLLTSNALKGAIVGAPSTDGNQLFVPIAANLANATTGIGGIHSVTPGVSFTPNWYFESPNVPTLHEGFASAPAVRCDNLFIQASFAFGNSGDFTGYRQNLNPATGVPNWAHYFLTGANLFGGNTSVTGNTAYFSSVTNGFNTATTSVRGVRAVSFANSTVWLNGGTASLADNNVFQSTAVTCDPYVVYGAYSLNDGIGHWIIADGNTGAKLIDYSFDAGIPNGTAIATGSDGFDYLVVSTRWELLTTNGGLFAFKNGGPRPRLSVPEAVVAFTGTNTAESSPVQRTDLDAVVNVGCATLNVTATLEAGDPPAARISSVNPALAKQANFLANNLVDYTVEEMMGRQPATANFKGAALNVEMDAEGEVLAVTRNADIKVAKANSAALAQPTWVDWVSPFSVGATVNFGVAAGLGQSFTFQFDRSGMNFLAPNNFFVEIDSDDPDFNLQDPLASPQTVIEYQIPYEYCAKDTGRMAFGTAGGEWYTNYGRLADGAVAFEFTLDGTSDGSMPYSGGMWFMTSMDDAAWNPDASSVPAGFGFLFPFY
- a CDS encoding tetratricopeptide repeat protein encodes the protein MIEQIRQMLDSLIGKIRRVTGPEAPFNTINDALEAGDYDTVLKETDRIISSSRSVSNILRRRVAKTRMFNSSEEYNNYIRRHPAEAYVGWEYPLAPEAHYHRSLVYQRSGRLKSSRTELENSLRDFPESAKYQTEMGTVLMSMSYFKEAIEHFEQAIKYDFTEDEKYAYRSLTGVGLCCIETGEFDLARKSFHQALEIMPGDREVLSLLHLTMEVENDPRQRAEFFLAKGSNVLAIPAFEEALDQNPQHFEMHLGIAYAYKELQQYDLAEDHIRRAFRYNPGSSQVNFALAWIYLMQDRVDDAETEFLKAVRKNPYDPGYLIGLCYAYLERQKTNDANDQKLIQLIAKAKELDPGYPEPDIVMAEYYLILDQPDKAREAIEAAIKLIPSHQAAHIVAAEVFFELADRAKAQYHLTEAEEYGRDTEEMRMLRDRLKGEQY
- a CDS encoding thermonuclease family protein; translated protein: MSRSGKFRISRLLVLLLVIAGLIVSIILKEHFKSAPVSPLPESPAKTKVNVLDGDTFVDGDGQTIRLLGIDTPEKGQAFAIDATESLRRLLSHAGQLRYEFGKERNDKYGRLLAFVYTDSIFVNERLIEDGLASAYFFEDQLSAVVFDELCRAQQAAIRAKVGIWSLTHDQPESVYYGNPRSRRFHRPNCNAVTSGESSRLVANPSRDYFLGECYSPCRNCKP
- a CDS encoding sigma-54-dependent Fis family transcriptional regulator; the encoded protein is MSNILVIDDKDSMREMLKAALSAEGYDVETEDCGDAGIARTKEKHYDVVLTDLKMPDISGMDVLSRVKAHDPDSAIIVMTAYGTIETAVEAMKRGAFDFLQKPFDTSHLHMVIERALENQRLVAENHLLREELAESLGFSDIIGSSEIMIEVMRMVQKVAPSDTTVLLTGESGTGKELFARAIHSLSARHAKPYITINCAAIPGELLENELFGSEKGAFTSSHARKMGKFEIANGGTIFLDEIGDLEFSLQAKLLRVLQEQTFERLGGTKPLKVDVRIITASNVNLQEAIAKKKFREDLFYRLSVFPIHIPPLRERRDDIAPLANYFVDKYWRQMKKGEKSLAREAMAILERYHWPGNVRELENTVERAIILAEGKKIKPEHLAIRLATTDEVRLREGAGLKEVGQMAQTQAERGMIIRILNQTRGNKRKTAEILKIDYTTLFEKIKKYDIDTNKDVFG